One Littorina saxatilis isolate snail1 linkage group LG10, US_GU_Lsax_2.0, whole genome shotgun sequence DNA window includes the following coding sequences:
- the LOC138978902 gene encoding G-protein coupled receptor dmsr-1-like translates to MAAGGVMTTYPGTLALPNSSDFDWSTSSPRYLVGPENLNASLPGYQTVSTMGNITETPSDLDRFYQWYSPIHGVLAPIVCVLGIVANCLNIVVLTRKNMVSPTNCLLAGLAISDGLTMAAYFPYAILNYHVYKNAMPPFGNAQYLLFFAIFSVVVHSISIWLTVSLAVFRFIVIRYPRRGTKLCTLQRSKLTIVITCIVVTIVCIPNSVSYNFVHVTQNNVTGWFIDVRDDSSGYLFLKSFNLWVQAVLIKLLPCFLLAILSILLIKQMKDAEKRRKKLLSKNSKGDDDNKRHSKTNRTTRMLVVVVVLFVVTETPQGILQLLGGVVDGFFDHIYGPLGDVMDTLALFNNGINFVLYCTMSKQFRDTFIKIFLRDIISDGSSTRTTMLMSTQPTRDSDL, encoded by the exons ATGGCGGCGGGTGGCGTGATGACGACATATCCGGGCACTTTAGCCCTGCCTAACAGCTCGGATTTTGATTGGTCCACGTCGTCTCCGCGATATCTAGTCGGCCCCGAAAACCTGAACGCCAGTCTGCCAGGATACCAAACGGTGAGCACCATGGGGAATATCACAGAGACTCCGTCCGACTTAGACAGGTTTTACCAGTGGTACTCTCCCATCCACGGCGTCCTTGCGCCCATCGTCTGCGTTCTGGGCATCGTGGCCAATTGCCTGAACATCGTGGTGCTGACGCGCAAGAACATGGTGTCTCCGACCAACTGTCTGCTCGCCGGCCTGGCCATCTCGGACGGGCTGACCATGGCGGCTTACTTCCCCTACGCCATCCTCAACTACCACGTCTACAAGAACGCCATGCCGCCCTTCGGCAACGCGCAGTACCTGCTCTTCTTTGCCATCTTCAGCGTGGTCGTCCATTCTATCTCCATCTGGTTGACGGTGTCGCTGGCGGTATTCCGCTTCATCGTCATCCGCTACCCGCGACGTGGCACCAAGCTGTGCACGCTGCAGCGCTCCAAGCTGACCATCGTCATCACCTGCATCGTCGTCACCATCGTCTGCATCCCCAACTCCGTCAGCTACAACTTCGTCCACGTCACGCAGAATAACGTCACTGGCTGGTTCATTGACGTCAGAGATGACAGCTCCGGCTACCTGTTCCTCAAGAGCTTCAACCTCTGGGTCCAG GCCGTGCTGATCAAGCTGCTGCCATGCTTCCTGCTCGCCATCCTGTCCATCCTGCTGATCAAGCAGATGAAGGATGCGGAGAAACGCCGCAAGAAGCTGCTCAGCAAGAACAGCAAAGGAGACGACGATAACAAGCGACACAGCAAGACCAACCGCACCACTCGCATGctggtcgtcgtcgtcgtcctctTCGTCGTCACGGAGACCCCGCAGGGCATTCTGCAGCTGCTGGGCGGCGTCGTGGACGGGTTCTTCGACCACATCTACGGTCCGCTTGGCGACGTGATGGACACCCTGGCGCTGTTCAACAACGGCATCAACTTCGTGCTGTACTGCACCATGAGTAAGCAGTTCCGCGACACCTTCATCAAGATCTTCCTCAGGGACATCATCAGTGACGGCTCCTCCACCCGCACCACCATGCTCATGTCCACTCAGCCCACCCGAGACTCCGACCTCTAG